AGGGCCTTGATCGCCTTCTCCGCATTCGCGCGCGCCATTTCCCAGCCGTCCGGCTTTGCGGGGTCGCCGGCGAGCGAGACATAGGCCTTGGCGCCGGCGAGATTGATCCCGCTCACCGCCCGGGCGATGGAAATGCCGCCCGGGGCGTATAGGTTTTCGAGGGCTTTCAGAATGTCCGCTTCCGTCGCCACGGGCCGCTCCTTGCCTGTTTAGAGTCATTCTAGACAAGGATATGCCGCTAAATGCGACGCGCGTCCATGGCGAGATTCAATTTCCTGAACAACAGCGGCCTTCCGCCTGCACGGGTGGGCAAGGAACGTTGCCATAGGAGCAGAAGACGCAGCAGTCGCCTTGTTTGGGCGTCAATCGAGCGCCGCAGGAGCGACAGTCATAGACGACGAGGCAGGCGTCGGTCGGCATAATCGACACTTCAGCGTGGCCGCACTCCGGACAAGTCAGCGTGGAGTCGCGCTTCATGCGAACAGCGCCATCGGCTGTTCGATCAGGCCCTTGAACGCCGCAAGAAGCTCCGCGCCGAGCGCGCCGTCGACAGCGCGATGATCGCAGGAAAGCGTTACGGTCATCATGGTCGCGACGGCGGGCTTATCATCCTTCACGACCATGCGCTGCTCCCCCTTCCCCACGGCGAGGATGGTCGATTGCGGCGGATTGATCACGGCCGAGAAATTCCTGATCCCATACATGCCGAGATTGGAGACCGCCGAGACGCCGCCCTCATATTCATGAGGCTTGAGCTTGCGCGCGCGCGCGCGACCGGCAAGCTCCTTGATCTCGTCGGAGATTTCGCGAACCGTCTTCGCCTGCGCATTGCGGATGATCGGCGTGATGAGTCCGCCCGGTATCGAGACCGCGACGCCGACGTCCGAGGCCTTGTGCTTCAGCATGGCTTCCGGCGTGAAGGTGACGTTGGCCTCCGGTACGCGCTGCAAAGCGAGCGCCAGCGCCTTGACGATGTAGTCGTTGACCGAGGTCTTCCACTCGGGCGCGCCATCCGCGCGCTTGGGCGCGGCGGCGTTGAAGTCCTCGCGCAATTTCAGCAGCGCGTCGATCTCGCAATCGACGTCGAGATAGAAATGCGGAACGGTCTGGATCGACTCGGTGAGGCGCCGGGCGATCGCCTTGCGCATCGAATCGTGCGGGACTTCCTCGTAGGAGTCGATCTCGTAGAATTTGCGCGTCGTCGCGGTCGACGGCGTCTCGGCGAGCGCCGCTGACGGCCGCGCCGGCGTCGGCGCGGATTTCCCGGCGGCGCCGCTCGCCAGCGCGCTTTTCACGTCGCGCTCGATGACGCGGCCATGCGGGCCGGACCCGTTGAGCGACGCCAAATCGAGCCCCGCCTCTTTTGCGAGACGGCGCGCGAGCGGCGAAGCGAAGATGCGCGGGGCGCCCGTATCCGAGGTGACCAACGCCATGGCTCAGCCCCTGTAAAGCACGGCCTTCGCCGCCGCGACCACTTCCGCCACGCTCGGCAAAGCGAGCTTCTCCAAATTCGCCGCGTAAGGCATCGGCACGTCCTTGCCGGTCACGCGCGCGACCGGCGCGTCGAGATAATCGAAGGCCTCCTGCTGGAGCCGCGCCGCGATTTCGGCGCCGATCCCGCATTGCGACCAGCCCTCCTCTATCGCCACGCAGCGGCCGGTCTTCTTCACGGATTCGACGATCGTTTCGATATCCATCGGCCGCAACGTGCGCAGATCGATCACCTCGGCCTCGATCCCCTCCTTCGCCAGTTCATCAGCCGCGCCGAGGGCGTAAGTCATGCCGATGGAGAAGGAGACGAGCGTCACGTCCGCGCCCGGCCGGGCGATGCGCGCCTTGCCGATCGGCAGGACGAAGTCCTCGAGCGCGGGAACGTCCGAGGTCTTGCCGTAGAGAATTTCGTTCTCGAGGAAGATCACCGGATTGTCATTGCGGATCGCCGCCTTCAGCAGCCCCTTCGCGTCGCTGGCGTTGGAGGGCGAAATGACGATCAGCCCCGGCACATGCGCATACCAGGCGGAATAATCCTGGCTGTGCTGCGCCGCGACGCGCGCGGCTGCGCCGTTGGGTCCGCGGAAGACGATCGGGCTGTGGATCTGGCCGCCGGACATATAGAGCGTCTTGGCCGCCGAATTCAC
The nucleotide sequence above comes from Methylocystis parvus OBBP. Encoded proteins:
- a CDS encoding GDCCVxC domain-containing (seleno)protein, with protein sequence MKRDSTLTCPECGHAEVSIMPTDACLVVYDCRSCGARLTPKQGDCCVFCSYGNVPCPPVQAEGRCCSGN
- a CDS encoding 2-oxo acid dehydrogenase subunit E2, encoding MALVTSDTGAPRIFASPLARRLAKEAGLDLASLNGSGPHGRVIERDVKSALASGAAGKSAPTPARPSAALAETPSTATTRKFYEIDSYEEVPHDSMRKAIARRLTESIQTVPHFYLDVDCEIDALLKLREDFNAAAPKRADGAPEWKTSVNDYIVKALALALQRVPEANVTFTPEAMLKHKASDVGVAVSIPGGLITPIIRNAQAKTVREISDEIKELAGRARARKLKPHEYEGGVSAVSNLGMYGIRNFSAVINPPQSTILAVGKGEQRMVVKDDKPAVATMMTVTLSCDHRAVDGALGAELLAAFKGLIEQPMALFA